From the genome of candidate division KSB1 bacterium:
TGCTAACTACTTTTTGCGGTAAATCTCCTCGAGTAGATTCTAATTCCGTAAGGCGTAAATCCAGTTTTTGTAATTCTAACAGCGCAATAAGTTTGTTCTCCAATTTCACCTCCTTTTATTCGTATCCGAGTACAAAAAAAATGCACCCATGGGGGGGTGCACACTCGGTTATTTTTATTTTTTGAATTCTAATTTTCAGTATGGTTTCTTTAATCTTTGTCCTACCTTTAAATATCATTCAATCTCCATTTTTTTACGACAAAAAATATATTTATTCTATCAGCAAAAATCAAATAAAATTGTATCTCATTTAATTTGATTTAAATATCAAATTCCTTTCTTCTTAATCACTATTTTTCAACAAGCCGTTCAAATTCTTGCATTGCAAAACGATCTGTCATTCCAGCTATATAATCTGCGATTAAACGGATAAATTCATCATTAACCGGGTCTCTTAATTTTGGATTTAAGTGGGCATCCGGCATAGATGTATATCGAGAAAAAAATTGATGTGTCGGAAAACTTTGCATTTCCCGGGGTTTCTTGAGATATATTTTAAATAGTTTGCGAATAACGTCGATCGCCATTTCGTCAGTCCAACCAATACCTGGCCTTCTGATGATTCTCCTGGTAATAAAACGATCTAGTTCTGCCTGAAGAGGATAAATTCCTGTACTAAAATTTACCAATAATACATTGAATGGAAGTAGTGTCTCGTTACGTTCATAATAAACTTGGAGATTTTCCAACGTAGTTGAGATTACATCCGTAACCAAGAGATTTATGAGTTTTTTAATTAAGACATTAAAATACTCAACATCGGCGCCGCCAAATTCTTCAATAAGATCTTGTTGGTTTTCTGCCAGTTGAACAATCGGTAATTTTCGTACTTCCTTTACATTCACAAAACCTGCACGCAATCCATCTTCCAAATCATGTGTTCGTTGCGCAATTTCATCACAAATCGATACAATTTGTCCTTCAACACTTTGGGAATTTTGAACCTCCATTTTCAAAATATCATTCTGCCAGTCCGGGTAGGAAATATGCTTAAGTATCAATCGAGTATGCTTTAAAATCCCTTCTCTAACAACTGTGGTTAAATTGAGTCCATCAAATTTATATTTTTTTTCGAGCCGGTCAACAATTCGAACACTCTGGTAGTTGTGTTTAAAGCCACCATAATCCTGTGTGTCTAAAATTCCATCCAAATGATCTTTACCCTTGAGGATACGATCCAATGCAACTTCGCCAATGTGTCCAAATGGCGTATGGCCCAGATCGTGACCCAGGGCAATGGCCTCCGTCAGATCTTCATTCACACCCAAAGATCTGGCCAAAGTTCGAGACAGCTGAACAACCTCAAGAGTGTGAGTTAACCGGGTGCGGTAATGGTCGCCTGTAGTGGTTAAAAAAACTTGACGCTTATGCTTTAGCCGCCGGAATGCCCTGGAATGGATGATGCGATCGCGATCACGTTGAAAATTCGTTCTATAATCGTGCTCATTTTCTTCAGTCTGCCTCGTCTTATTATGGCCGGCGCTTTTGATTCCCCAGGGCGCCAAAATTCGGTCTTCAATCTCTTCCAGTTCTATACGTTTTCTGGCATTAAATTCCATTAACCACCCATTCTATTTGATAAATATGTTTTGAGACGGCTCACTCCTTCGTGAATATCCTCTATCGAAGTAGCATAAGAGAATCGAAGGTAGCCTTCGCCATTGCTACCAAAATCGATTCCGGGCGCCACAGCTACTTTAGCATTTTCCAATAATTCCATAGTAAATTTCAAGGAATCTTGTGATAAATGTTTAACATTGACAAAAACAATAATAGGCTCCACCGGGATTGGAATTGATTGAGAAACCGATAGAACGAAGCGAGTCGATCATGACTGTTCTTCTCTTTTTATAAGCAGAAACCATGTCTTCAATTTCAGGATGATCAT
Proteins encoded in this window:
- the dgt gene encoding dNTP triphosphohydrolase; its protein translation is MEFNARKRIELEEIEDRILAPWGIKSAGHNKTRQTEENEHDYRTNFQRDRDRIIHSRAFRRLKHKRQVFLTTTGDHYRTRLTHTLEVVQLSRTLARSLGVNEDLTEAIALGHDLGHTPFGHIGEVALDRILKGKDHLDGILDTQDYGGFKHNYQSVRIVDRLEKKYKFDGLNLTTVVREGILKHTRLILKHISYPDWQNDILKMEVQNSQSVEGQIVSICDEIAQRTHDLEDGLRAGFVNVKEVRKLPIVQLAENQQDLIEEFGGADVEYFNVLIKKLINLLVTDVISTTLENLQVYYERNETLLPFNVLLVNFSTGIYPLQAELDRFITRRIIRRPGIGWTDEMAIDVIRKLFKIYLKKPREMQSFPTHQFFSRYTSMPDAHLNPKLRDPVNDEFIRLIADYIAGMTDRFAMQEFERLVEK